GCATTATTCCTAGCCTCCGAAGATTCATATTGGCTTACGGGAGAAAAGATCAGCGCATCCGGAGGTTATAGATAAAATTTTTCCTTCGCCGCAGGGCATGATTAGTTTGTGATTTAAACCATAAAATTCGAGTGGATCACTTATGTTGGAGTTCCTAATCATGCCCTATGAACTATTTACGGGAACCAATCCAATTAAAAAACGGCAGAGCCGAATGTATTAAAATACAAACTAACGATCAAAATTCTTTGACCAGGGAGAATATGATAGAACTGGAAAATATCCTGGCTGAGATCGATAAGGACGATAGTATCCGCGCGGTGCTTATAAGTTCCGACAACCCTAAATTTTTTTCAAACGGTATCGATGCGGAGAATATACTAAATACACCTAGGGAAAAACTGACCGCAGAAATGGGCCAGATCGTGATCCTATTCGGTAAACTTTTGAGTTTCGGAAAACCTTTGATTGCAGAGGTGACAGGTTACGCGATGGGTGGTGGTGCAGTTATCACTCTCTCTTGCGATTTCAAATTTATGTTAGAAGGAAAGGCAAGGATCGCTTTTACAGAAGTTTTGGTAGGACTTCCACTACCGATCAGTTTCATCGATAAACTGAAGATAACAGTTAAGTCTGAATATCTGAACGAAGTTTGTCTTTTAGGAACTGCTTATAAAGCGGAAGAAGCCAAAGAAATTTCTTTAATCAACGAAACTGCCGAAAATAAGGAAGATTTGCGTAAACTTGTTCTGAAAAAATTAGACGAGGTGATGGCAATCGCTCCAAGCGCTTATAGACGGACGAAGGCTGCGATCAATAAAGAGATCACCGATAAATTCGAATCGCAATTGGAATTCACTAAAAGTAGTTTTGAAGATCCTAAAGTAGTGGCAAATTTATTGGAAGCGATGAGTGCTTTAAAGGAAAAAAGAAGACCGAAACTTACCTAAATATTCGATTTTCTTAAATTTGGATCCTATAAGCTTCTAAATTTCCGAAGGTCC
The Leptospira johnsonii genome window above contains:
- a CDS encoding enoyl-CoA hydratase/isomerase family protein: MNYLREPIQLKNGRAECIKIQTNDQNSLTRENMIELENILAEIDKDDSIRAVLISSDNPKFFSNGIDAENILNTPREKLTAEMGQIVILFGKLLSFGKPLIAEVTGYAMGGGAVITLSCDFKFMLEGKARIAFTEVLVGLPLPISFIDKLKITVKSEYLNEVCLLGTAYKAEEAKEISLINETAENKEDLRKLVLKKLDEVMAIAPSAYRRTKAAINKEITDKFESQLEFTKSSFEDPKVVANLLEAMSALKEKRRPKLT